Part of the Sulfuricurvum kujiense DSM 16994 genome, AAAGTGTGGATGTTCATGGTTCGATAGGCTTTTACGAACAGGGAAATATGAAGGTTTAATTCCTGACTCCTATCTCTATCTTTGTAAGAATAGAATGGGAATAATTTACTTTTTTGTAACTTTTTTTTGTAGTGTTTTATTGGGGGTAGATTGACGATATACTAATATTGGATGAACTAATACTCGTGGATAACGACAAGTTCTAACCATTGATTCCATACCTGTAAATCCTTTAAACATTCCACGAAATCCTCTTTCAACGGATTCATAGTCATTTATTGTTTCTTTTTCAAATTCGATTAGAGGATTAAAATCTTCATCAGTCTGCATAGGTACAGAAGTAATTACACCTAACATTGTAAATTCTTCTGTTGGGAATGAGCCATAAGTAAAATGAAATGCATTTGAATTTGGAATTGAAAAATTTAATGTATCAACATGTCCAAATAAATGTTCATCAGTCTCATTAGGAAAAGGATAAACTCTAATGTTTGTAATATTAGGAAGAAATGCATCAATCCAAGTTTTCATGCCTTCTAATATCCATTGAGGAATTGTCTCTATTGCTGAAGAAGATATTACAAGCGATTCTAATAATTTCTTTAATTCTTTTGCTTCCTGTTGTTTTTTTAATTTAGTATTTTTATCACCATTTACATTTTCTAATTCAATAATTTTATGCTCAATCTCCTTATATTCTGGAGTATTTTTTAATGACTCTTCATGACTGCGATTGATTAGTTTAGTTATATCTGGAAAAACTTGACCTATTGATTTAATTCTTTCGTAATCTTCAATAACTATTCTGCCTGTACATTTAACACATAAGGCACTTTTGAGTAAAGCTCTTGTTTCATTGTCTTTAAGAGTTAAATTGTTTGGAAGTTGAGACAAATCTACAAGAAAACCTGAAGAAGAAAGCTCTTGTTCAAGTTCTTGAAGCAAAGAATGGTGAGGTTTTATTGTTTCTTTATTGGCTTCATTTTTTTGAGTTGTTCCACCAGCGTCATGTTTAAAAACTGTAAAATCATAGTTTCGTTTGTTATCAGAACTAGCACTTTTTTCTATTTGAGTTTCTCTTAGTTCAACCACGCCACCTGTTAATTGACTATAGAGCGAAATTACTTTATCAAGGTCTACGTAAATATAATCATATAAATTCACAGAAAATCCTTGTCATATGTTGAATGTTAATATCAACAAATTATATCTTAAATAGGAAAAGATGCTAGATTGCAGATATACTCTAAATGCTAAATGAAGTCGGGAATGACGAAAAAGATTATAATCCAATAATTATATGGCTAGGGGCGATAAGGGCGTAGGCGTTCATCCCCTCGGAAAGTTTTTGCGTATCTTTTGGATTCATAAGGGCGACCAGTTCGGTTGAGTGATTGAGCTGAAAAATGATTTCATCGGTTTCGTCCTGCGATTCGATACGAACGATTGTCCCTTGTAGACAATTAAGCGTTTCATCCGTTTCAGCGGGATCGGTTACGATAGTTACATCGCTCGATTTGATGATGGCATAGAGGTCGCATCCGACGCTAAGCCCCATGTTTTTGATCGATTTTAGGGTGATAACGGAACGGAGGGTATGATTTCCCGCCAATGAGAGGGTAAGGATGCCGTTTAAACCTCGTTCTTCTATGCTGAGAAGGGTGGCAGGGAGCTGATTGCGCGCACTGGTAGTGAGAAAGGTACGGCTGAGGATGCGGGCAAGACGTTCGGGGTCGTCACCCGCTTCGGAAAAGCGGTCGATAAACTGGCGGTGCAGTTCGTTGAAGCGGTGGAACGTCGCGATAAGTTCGCGCGCGTACGGGGTGAGTTTCGTTCCTCCGCCCCCTTTACCTCCCGTTAACCGCTCGATGAGGGGCTGGTCGGCGAGGGCGTTCATTCCGTTGATACGCTCCCATGCCGCTTTATAGCTCATTTTCATCTCTTTGGCGGCGGCGTTGATCGATCCGGTTTTGTCGATCCGCTCCAGCAGTTCGATACGTCCTGCACCTAAAAAGCTCTGCCCCTCTTTGGTAAGCCAGAAACGTCCGTCGATTTTCATGGGAGCCTGAAGCTGTGCTTCATCGGCACTTCAATAGTATCGGGTTCATAGGCGCCGTGCAAAAATAGGCGGGAAGCGAGAACCCCCTGCGCTAAAAGCATATCTGAACCGTCTTTATAGGGGAGGGCACTTGCTTTGACTTCTTTCAAAAACGGGGTTACTTTGCCGTAAATGACGTCAACCGCCCCTTTGGCCTTAACGAGGAGTACACCCAAAAGTTCTTGGGGGATCGGAAGCTCGTTATCGCTCAGACCGGCGGAGGTGGTGTTGATGATCAGATCGTACTCTGTAGGGATGAAATCGTCCCAGCAATAGGTTTTAAAGCCGCCGTTTTTGAAATACTCCAGCCGTCCTGAAGAGCGGTTGAGAATCGTCGGGGTGATTCCCCCTTGGCTGAGGGCGACGCTGAGGGCGCGTGCCGTTCCCCCCGCCCCCAATATCAGAGCGGTTTTGATTGCACCGAATGATTTGATAGCGTGCATAAAGCCATCCGCATCGGTGTTGTAGCCGATGAGTTTCCCATCTTCCAAAACGAGGGTATTGACCGCTTGAATCGTCCGGGCGATACCGCGAACTTCGTCGCATTGCGCATAGGCGGCCTCTTTATGGGGGACGGTAACGTTGGCGCCGCTAAGGGCTTTGGCAAAAAAAACGTCGCGGAGCTGCGAACCCTCTTTCAAAGGGGTTCGGGTATAGCACGCATCGATACGGAGCGATTTGAAAACAGAATTGTGCATCAGCGGCGAGCGCGAATGGCTCACGGGGTCACCGAAGATGGTAAAAACATTCATTCAACGCAGACCAGATCGTCCAGGGTACTCATCAAAGCCCCCAGTTTATTGGTCACTTCGAGGTATTCGAGCTCGTGTACCGAATCGGCGACGACTCCCGCACCCGCCTGCAAGACGACAAAGTCAGGTTTGATGAGGGCAGTACGGATCGTGATGGCACTGTCCATGTTGCCGTCAAACCCGAAATAGCCGATTGTTCCGCTGTAAAAGCCCCGTTTGACCCCTTCATATTCGGCAATCAGCTCCATTGCACGGATTTTCGGAGCACCCGTCATCGTTCCCGCGGTAAAGGTGGCGGCGAGGAGGTCGAACATGTCTTTATCATCGGCGAGCCGGGCATGAACGTCCGAGACAATATGCATAACGTGCGAATAGCGCTCGACATGCATCATCTCTTCTACTTTTACCGTTCCCGTTTTGGCGACGCGGCCAACGTCGTTGCGTCCCAAATCGATCAGCATCAGATGCTCGGAAAGCTCTTTCGGATCGGAGAGGAGCTCTTCTTCGAGTTCCAGATCGCGCTGTTTGGTACCGCCGCGTTTGCGTGTCCCCGCAATCGGACGAAGGAGGATGTCTCCGTCACTCAAACGTACCATTACTTCAGGGGAGCTTCCCACGATGCTGAAATCTTCATATTCCATCAGATACATATACGGAGAGGGGTTTTTGAGTCTCAAAATACGGTAAAAACTGAACGGATCGATATGGGCATGGCGGATATAGCGGTTGGTCATCAGAATTTGAAAGACGTCACCGCTTTTGATCATCTCTTTGGACTTGTCGACCATTGAGAAAAATTTCTCTTTCGAGAAAATAAATTCTCCCCCGTTATCGGTTTCAATCGGTTTTAGCGGGGTATAGCTGTAGGGAGATTTGAGAACGTTCTCTATCTCTTCAAAACGTTCAATCATCGGTGTGAGAGAACTAAGCATCGTGATGGTCGCATTTTTATGGGAGACGACGAGGGTAAGTTTCGGTAGGATCAGATCCATATCGGGGATATCGGTCTGATCGATCAGATTGCCCATCGATTCTTCGAGTACCGGTTCGAATACCTGTACCATATCGTATCCGATATAGCCGATAAAGCCGTCGATATACCCGACACCCAGCTCCTGTGCTTTTTCACGATACGCTTTATGGTTGAGTTTGCGGTAATACTCTTTTAAAAACTCAAACGGTGAAATGTTCAGGTGTTCGGCTTTACCCTTTGCATTTGTGTATATAGTGTTTTTTTGGCTGTAGGTGAGACGCTCGCGTGCACCGATAACGATTATCGTGTAGTTACCTTCGCTGTTGCCGGCACTTTCAAAGAGAAAACTGACTTCTTGAGGGAAAAGGCTTTTCGCCTTTTCGTAGACGGCTATGGGAGCGAATTGATCGAGAGAAAAATGGCGCGATGAAATCACGTTACCCCTTTACTATGTATGCGCCGGATTCGATGTTGCGTTTTACGTTTCCTAAAACGTCACGTGCCGCTTTCTCACCCTGGAACGGTCCGACCATGACTTTTGTAGCAGCACCGCTTGGAACGGTTGTGTATTTCAATCCGCTGGCGTTGAGGCGATCGAAAAGGGTTTTGCTCGGTTC contains:
- a CDS encoding anthranilate synthase component I family protein — encoded protein: MISSRHFSLDQFAPIAVYEKAKSLFPQEVSFLFESAGNSEGNYTIIVIGARERLTYSQKNTIYTNAKGKAEHLNISPFEFLKEYYRKLNHKAYREKAQELGVGYIDGFIGYIGYDMVQVFEPVLEESMGNLIDQTDIPDMDLILPKLTLVVSHKNATITMLSSLTPMIERFEEIENVLKSPYSYTPLKPIETDNGGEFIFSKEKFFSMVDKSKEMIKSGDVFQILMTNRYIRHAHIDPFSFYRILRLKNPSPYMYLMEYEDFSIVGSSPEVMVRLSDGDILLRPIAGTRKRGGTKQRDLELEEELLSDPKELSEHLMLIDLGRNDVGRVAKTGTVKVEEMMHVERYSHVMHIVSDVHARLADDKDMFDLLAATFTAGTMTGAPKIRAMELIAEYEGVKRGFYSGTIGYFGFDGNMDSAITIRTALIKPDFVVLQAGAGVVADSVHELEYLEVTNKLGALMSTLDDLVCVE
- a CDS encoding shikimate dehydrogenase yields the protein MNVFTIFGDPVSHSRSPLMHNSVFKSLRIDACYTRTPLKEGSQLRDVFFAKALSGANVTVPHKEAAYAQCDEVRGIARTIQAVNTLVLEDGKLIGYNTDADGFMHAIKSFGAIKTALILGAGGTARALSVALSQGGITPTILNRSSGRLEYFKNGGFKTYCWDDFIPTEYDLIINTTSAGLSDNELPIPQELLGVLLVKAKGAVDVIYGKVTPFLKEVKASALPYKDGSDMLLAQGVLASRLFLHGAYEPDTIEVPMKHSFRLP
- a CDS encoding TOBE domain-containing protein, whose product is MKIDGRFWLTKEGQSFLGAGRIELLERIDKTGSINAAAKEMKMSYKAAWERINGMNALADQPLIERLTGGKGGGGTKLTPYARELIATFHRFNELHRQFIDRFSEAGDDPERLARILSRTFLTTSARNQLPATLLSIEERGLNGILTLSLAGNHTLRSVITLKSIKNMGLSVGCDLYAIIKSSDVTIVTDPAETDETLNCLQGTIVRIESQDETDEIIFQLNHSTELVALMNPKDTQKLSEGMNAYALIAPSHIIIGL
- a CDS encoding DUF6414 family protein: MNLYDYIYVDLDKVISLYSQLTGGVVELRETQIEKSASSDNKRNYDFTVFKHDAGGTTQKNEANKETIKPHHSLLQELEQELSSSGFLVDLSQLPNNLTLKDNETRALLKSALCVKCTGRIVIEDYERIKSIGQVFPDITKLINRSHEESLKNTPEYKEIEHKIIELENVNGDKNTKLKKQQEAKELKKLLESLVISSSAIETIPQWILEGMKTWIDAFLPNITNIRVYPFPNETDEHLFGHVDTLNFSIPNSNAFHFTYGSFPTEEFTMLGVITSVPMQTDEDFNPLIEFEKETINDYESVERGFRGMFKGFTGMESMVRTCRYPRVLVHPILVYRQSTPNKTLQKKVTKK